Part of the Pseudorasbora parva isolate DD20220531a chromosome 13, ASM2467924v1, whole genome shotgun sequence genome is shown below.
gctgcatttatttgatcaaaaatacagcaaaaatagTATAATtgggaaatattacaattaaatatgatctcaatatacaataaaaaactTTTTGAATAGCTGTCCACTGTAGTCACCTCAATGCATGAAAGGGTTCATTTAGATGCctatttattaatttgtgtaTTCTAAAACCGGGTTTAAAACTATAGCATTTAGAtatgttctatattttagtaTCAGGGTTGAAAAATATGATAGCTCTATAGGAAATGTATAGAAAATAAAACAGCTTAtacaaataaattcatttattttgtggTTGACATATTCTTACCTTTCGGAAGCTATGGAAAAAGAGGAGAAGAgagcgagaacagcatctccaTCACCCAGCTGTGTGTCTATAAGGAGTTCAGACTCCCCCTAACTTCAGTGATGGATCGCTGCCCTTTGACCCCAGGGAAGACTAGTGCTGCTTCTGTGACTCCCAGCAGGTATGATAAGACACTGAACATATACATTTTATGCCAGTATTGTGGCATATGCaaaaatatcacaatatttttttttcacccaTATCATACAATGTAGATAtttatcacaatattactattAATGGGGAAGAAAATGCTTTCCACGTATTTGTTAAACCTTAAGAGTGAAAGTAGGCctaaatattttagtttattcaCGTGTTTGTTAAACTCCAGACAGTACCTATCTTTTCACTTTGACAAATTATTCaagcttttaaaatgtattgagATGAAAATATAACAATTCAATTACACCAAACATTGCTTTTTTGTGTCAAATAAGATGCTGTATAACATAAATGTTGATAAACAATAAAACactaacagccaatcagaattatTCAATCTATCCAATCAGTTTAAAGTGGCAGGCAAGGCAGATGACAAAACTGCATGTGCATGTGCAATATCGTCGATTCTGAACTGTAAAAGCTTTCATGTGTATGAAATACActactttttttctattttatatatttatattttttcttttcttatcaGCATAAACTATATGTATAATACAACAATATCGTCCGCAGTCAAGTAGTGAGAGCCTCAAATCAGAGTTGATGTATTATATCTAATAATCATGCATTTAATGCGTACTGTAAGTTAAATTATGACTgccaatcatttttattttttgccccCCGAACCGGATATACCATCACAGAGGGACAGAGTGAATAAATAAACCTATGCAATCTTACAGCTGGAGAAAAATTACAAGACGCTCGGAGACTCCAATTAACTGCAATGGCATCTTTAAACCTAAAATAGGATGTGAGAAGCAAAGCAAAGAAAAGACAAAATCAAGACTATTCTCTACTAATGGTAATTGGATGCAAATCTTCCATTTCGAGAGCTAAACTTGAAGTCTTCACAGACTTCTGCTGGATTTTCATCCTGAATGAACTTCAGAATCTGGATTCAAAATAGCTTTGAAGTATAAAGTTGTGTTCATCTTTCAATTTCACTGATGTTTTCAGAAATTACGTTAGATTGTTTCTGATGTGAACGAGTCTTCAGTGGGTGTGTGATGAGACCTGCGCCCCAATTCTCTCATCTGGATTACTACCTCCAGaccaacagttttttttaaactattttttttaacgatGTCTgcactacctttctgggccttgaaagttgcaATGACGTTGCTGCCTATGGCTGGTTCAATCAGAAACCTTTTGAATAGAAGATGACTAGAAgcgttccgaagatgaacgaaggtcttacgggtttagaACATCACGACGGTGAGTAATTAAttgcaacatttttatttattgggTGCACAAATGTTTTCATCATCACTTCATCTCCTGCCGCCTGCAAGCCATCGCTGTTGAGAAGATTTTAGCAACCTTTGTCTGATATTCAAAGTAAACTGTTAatcaaaaatgaataataaataatagaacAATGCAGGAGGTTGCTCAAAAATGTccaataatataaatgtatttctgtCAGAATCTATTAAATTGTGTGGCATATTGTTCTTTGGGAacctttttttttgtgattaacttattattatcattattacagGTTATTAGTTATCAGTTTCTTCAATTATTGCGTATTTCACAGCGATGCAAatctgatatttcacaataccTTCAACCACCACTAGAGAGAAGCATTTACTTGTGTAAGTCCTTCTGTTAATGTTTTGATCCAGTTTGTTTGTAAGATTTGCCTTTAGAGCGCCTTGTGACTGACATTTTATTGGCATGTGCAGCTGAATATACAGACACACAGTTGCACAGGCTAAtgaaaaacctttcctttacaCCAATTTCATTTTAAGATGGCAAAAGCATGGAAAGTATGATGCGGATGTCTCATCTCACTACTAGAAACAGTTTAAAAGCAAAGAGAACTGCTTGGCAATAATACAAAAGGCACATATTAACGGTTCCATGTGCCTGTATCCCCTGTTAGATCTGTACAAAGAAGATGTACCTGATGAATTGTGCTTTTCCTCTGCAAGCTCTTGAAAGCTTTGTCCTCATTGCCCTCTTTgctgtgctctctctctctctctctctctctctctctctctctctctctctctctctctctctctctctctctctctctctctctctctctctctctctctctctctctctctctctctctctctctctctctctctctctccctctctctctctctctctctctctctctcccccttgcATTGCTAATCCATTTCTGTATTTCCCCCCTCCGCTCCCGAGAACCCATCCCAGCCCGGACTGGAAGGTAATCGATTCGTTCTGTCAGTAAAAAGCTCTGCGTCAGAGTCTCACCGCCTGCTATAAAAAGCCCTGCCAGTGCCGCTACATCCTCACAGACCTCTCTCCACACCATCAGCAGCGGCAGCACTGCGGGAACCATCTCTGCACTTCTCTCTTTAACAACCATGAGCTCGATGAGTTACAACCCTTATCTCCCGTCTGTTCAGCGGAGGCGGGTGGTGACACGCAGCGGGACGCCCTTCGGCGGAGGAAGCAATCGTTCTCGATCCGTCTACTCGTCCTATTCATCCCCGTCCCGTGCATCGGTTCTCTCCTCCTCTGCAGGTCTGCAGCGTTCTGCTGCATCGGCAGAGCTGGACCTGAGCCAGGCCTCTCAGCTGAGCTCGGAGTTCAAAGTGGTGCGGACGCAGGAGAGGGCCCAACTTCAGGGACTCAACGACCGCTTTGCCAGCTTCATTGAGCGTGTGCATGGCCTGGAGCTCCAGAACCGTTCCCTGGAGGCAGAGCTGCTCCTCTTGCGCCAAAGGCACCACGAACCCTCCCGTCTTAGGGGTCTGTATGAGCAAGAGGCGAGGGAGCTCCGTGCAGCGGTAGACGAGGCCCGTAGGGAGCGCCAAGCGGCTCAAGAAAGGCGGGACCGACTGGAAGAGGCACTCAAGGCCTTGCAGAGTCGCTACGAGGAAGAAGTCCTGGGCCGTGAGGAAACCGAAGGCCGGTTGATGGATGCCAGGAAGGGGGCGGACGATGCAGCGCTGGCCCGGTCTGAGCTCGAAAAAAGAGCCGATACTCTACTGGATGAGCTGGCCTTCCTCAAGAGGCTCCATGAAAGCGAGATCGCCGAGCTCCAAGCCCAGGTGCAGTACAGCGCCCAGGTGTCGGTGGAGATGGAAGTGACCAAACCGGATCTCTCTGTAGCTCTCAAAGAGATCCGAGGTCAGTATGAGCGCCTGGCTCATCAGAACATCCAGGCCGCGGAGGAGTGGTTCCGCGGGAAGGTGAGCACCATGACGGAAGACACGGCCAAACACGCGGAGAACATCCGCACCGCTAAAGACGAGGCTGGGGAGTACCGTCGCCTGCTGAAATCTCGAGACCTGGAGATCGAAGCATGCCAGGGCTTGAACCAAGCTCTGGAGAGACAGCTGCAAGAGATCGAGGAGAAACAGAGCGCGGAGATCGCTGAGCTACAGGTCAGAATGATAACTACATCTCTTCAGTTTATagtgacttacattgcatttaagGCACACGTTTGACCAGGTCTCGCTTGCCCTGGGAAATGAACCCATGATCTTGGTtttctactgtttgagctacaagAAGCCTATATCCTTCAATAATGCTCTATATTCACTATTGTACACACAAATCGAAACTTTGTCTTTCATTTTTGTCTGGACAGGATAACATCAGTGACTTGGAGAACGAGCTAAGGACCATGAAGAGCGAAATGGGCCGTTACCTTAAAGAATATCAGGATCTTCTCAATGTGAAAATGGCCTTGGACATTGAGATAGCTGCTTACAGGTTAGTAATGTCaaaagttttttaaaagaaCATTTATGCTTCATTGCATTTGATGTGTATAACCTTATCTTAATCaccatacaaaaaaaaataggaTATTGGTCTCAATTAATATGGGGTTTACATTGATTTCATTTGATCCTTTTTAATCTTGAATATTTCTTTACATCCTTAAATATAAAGTCCATTTACATTCCAACAGGAAACTTCTGGAAGGAGAAGAAACCCGCTTCAACGTGGGCGGTATCGGCGGTATCTCCAGTGTGTTTTCTCCCTCCATCGCTGCCACTCCATCTTTCGGCCGTCCTGTGTTCTCTGTGCAGTCCAGTCTGACCTCTGGTGCCCCCTATCTTCTGGGAACCAGATTGATGAGCTACTCCGCCACTCCGGATGAGATTATAGAAGCCAGTCAGGTGCAGGAGGCCAGGGCAAGTCTGGAgaaagaagaggaggaggaggaggaagaggaagaggaggagggtgagaaggaagaggaggaggcaGAGGAAGAGggtgaggaggaggaagaggagggtgAGAAGgaagaagatgaagaagaaaaagaggaggaagaagaagaggGTGAGAAGAAGGAAGaggatgaagaagaaaaagaggaAGAGGAAAAAGAAGAGGGTGAGGCtcatttgttttttataaagCTATGtagataatttaatttaattaaatttaaattaaatatgtattGTTTTGACACATTGTTGcatatacagtatttttttcacatttatcttcatatattttgaaaaaagttaattgttttatttaatgtatttttttacattaacacTTTGAAACAAATTTTTGTATGTTAGTtaactctatctatctatctatctatctatctatctatctatctatctatctatctatctatctatctatctatctatctatctatctatctatctatctatctatctatctatctatctatctatctatctatctatctatctatctatctatctatctatctatctatctatctatctatctatgacTGATATTGACAAAAGCCTAAATCTAATTTTTGTAGCACCCAGTAGTTCATTTGTACTCTTTTGCCTCCATTACAGGTGAAGAAGGAGGTGAAGAGGGAGGAGAGGAAGAAGGTGAGGATAAGGGTGAACAGGAAGAGGAGGAAGGAAAAGAGGAAGAAGGAGGAGAGGGTGAAGAAGGTGACAAAGAAGAAggtgaagaggaggaagagaagaAGGATGATGCTGGGAAAGAAGAGGAGAAAAAGAAAGGAGACGACGATAAAGAGAGTAAAGCTGAGAAAGCCAAGCCAAAAGAGAAGTAAACCCACTGGACCAAACCCCCTGGTGCTATAGCTGGCGGTGATCCAACCTCACGcatttatgcaatgcaaatttACTGTGTCCTGCTGCTCGATTTCAAATTCAGTTCGACAAGCAATCCGCAATAGACGCAGACGAGAATAATAAATGCCACCGTAGAGATCGCCTAAAGCCACAGTAGCCTATGCATGAACACATGCCTTACGTTTGCGCTTGGCAGGGAAGTTGTGATCGCAGGTTCTTTATGTTGGTTTAATTGtcgtttatttattaaaatgcaacaaaaaatgATTCTTTGAGCACTGTGTCAGTTTGCCTTCAGCATTAATCTCACTATCAACTGCCTATGATAACACAAGTGTGCTTAGAATACAAAATGCCTTACACCAGATCCTCAAAGAAAGGCTCATTGCCTATCAATAAAGTCTTGACAAAGCTCCTTAACATAGTGCGTTACTCTGTGGTGTTGTTTTTCTGCCTATACAAACTGAGCTGTACCGTGTCTAGTTATCTCAGAAGATAGTTACTTAGCATTCTTTGTTGGAACTGTTTGATTAAATCTTGAACATTTCTTTTGGTTCATTTGTAACTCCGTTAATTAAAGGTTTAGCACTGTGCATTGTGGGATCCGATATCCCGTATGTGCCCTGCTctcataatataaatatatatacatgctAGAAATACTGAATAGTATTCTGGTACACTACGCTACGGCCCACTAAAGCTGCAGTGAAGCCATCAACTCCAGTATAGTGCTGCGCATCGATTATTTATTCATGACAGCTGTAATCAATATAATGCAAGAAACCTCAGAGCTCAGCTAAAGTGATTCACTAGagtgatgtcatgtgactgTTTTGTGCCCTTTCAGCATGGAGCTGAATCCATGCAGGCAAAGCACAGCTTCTGATTCCCATGCGCATACAGTATATACGAGGTGAGTGGCATAGTGGCTCAAAATCTGGGCTGTTATAAACGTGTCACCCCAGATGGGATCCTCAGCCAGACCTGGTGGTCAGCACTTGCAAATGGGCGAACATTTCTGGAAACTTTCCATGGGAACTTAATTTGGGGAATTTTGGAAATATTCCAACTTGGAAATTTAACAGGAATTTATGGGAATTAATTGGACATTTTGGGAAACTTATAAAAACTCTATCATATatacaaacataaaaataaacatttggtTACACTTATATATAATGCACGTACTGAGTAGCCTAATATTAATTGACAACATAtaggttagggtttggttgaggattagttgcatgtaattataaatatgaatatactGTTATTGCCATGGTACCAACTTTTTATCTGGTCATAAGCTGACATTTTACAATTAATTACTTctagtaaatgtaaatatatttttattgcacTAATTGTTAAGCATGTTATTTATttcagtatcacatgatccttcagaaatcattcttatatgcTGATATGATAATcaattatcaatgttggaaacagttgtgttgctttgctatttttttttggaaactgATACTTTTTCTAGATTCGTTGATGAATAAAAGTTCAAATGAACAGCTTTTGAATAAGATTTTGAATAAGATTGAAAGAATATTAGAAAAGTCTTTACTAttgcttttgatcaatttaacacattctGAATAATGTATAAAAGTATATGTGTGTACAACacatgctgaataaaagtatgtcTATTCATTTCTTTCCAAAACCCCAAGCGTTTGAACCGTAGGCTTATATTGTTACAAAaggtttctattttaaataaatgctgaacTTTTTATTcgtcaaagaatcctgaaggAAAGAATCACAGGTTATaacatattaagcagcacagtcGTTCGCTTCCAACATTGATATGATAAtacatcatcatatcagaatgattaaCGATGCTCAAAATTAAGCTTTGatcatattaatatattaatactatattaatatattaaaacataaaaaatattattttaaattgtaatactatttcacaatattattgatgttattgtttttttctgtgttttaaaaaaaatcaaatatgcACGTTATGGAGGAATGCGCAGAGCATGCAGGGGGCGTGGCCTCAGCAGCCCTGCAGTGAGTAGTGTGCAGAGGAATTCAACTGAA
Proteins encoded:
- the neflb gene encoding neurofilament light chain b codes for the protein MSSMSYNPYLPSVQRRRVVTRSGTPFGGGSNRSRSVYSSYSSPSRASVLSSSAGLQRSAASAELDLSQASQLSSEFKVVRTQERAQLQGLNDRFASFIERVHGLELQNRSLEAELLLLRQRHHEPSRLRGLYEQEARELRAAVDEARRERQAAQERRDRLEEALKALQSRYEEEVLGREETEGRLMDARKGADDAALARSELEKRADTLLDELAFLKRLHESEIAELQAQVQYSAQVSVEMEVTKPDLSVALKEIRGQYERLAHQNIQAAEEWFRGKVSTMTEDTAKHAENIRTAKDEAGEYRRLLKSRDLEIEACQGLNQALERQLQEIEEKQSAEIAELQDNISDLENELRTMKSEMGRYLKEYQDLLNVKMALDIEIAAYRKLLEGEETRFNVGGIGGISSVFSPSIAATPSFGRPVFSVQSSLTSGAPYLLGTRLMSYSATPDEIIEASQVQEARASLEKEEEEEEEEEEEEGEKEEEEAEEEGEEEEEEGEKEEDEEEKEEEEEEGEKKEEDEEEKEEEEKEEGEEGGEEGGEEEGEDKGEQEEEEGKEEEGGEGEEGDKEEGEEEEEKKDDAGKEEEKKKGDDDKESKAEKAKPKEK